Proteins encoded by one window of Streptococcus suis S735:
- a CDS encoding RluA family pseudouridine synthase has protein sequence MRFEFIADQHTKIKTFLKKHGVSKGLLAKIKYTGGNIWVNDIEQNATYLLDIGDRVTIDIPAEEDLTGSLKPIFFPLDIVYEDDHFLAINKPVGYASIPSALHSSTIANFVKGYLIEQNYENKQVHIVTRLDRDTSGVMLFAKHGYAHARLDKQLQAKLIHKRYYALVKGNGQLEETGDIIAPIGRPEDSIITRCVTKNGKYAHTSYRVVQSWGDIHLVDIQLHTGRTHQIRVHFSHIGFPLLGDDMYGGSLECGIERQALHCHNLAFDNPFSAERIDLEAPLPEDFQAVINQLISK, from the coding sequence ATGCGGTTTGAATTCATTGCTGACCAGCATACTAAAATAAAAACTTTTTTGAAAAAACATGGTGTTTCAAAAGGTTTGTTGGCCAAAATTAAGTACACAGGTGGCAATATTTGGGTCAACGATATTGAGCAAAATGCAACTTACTTGCTAGATATTGGAGATAGGGTTACAATTGACATACCTGCTGAAGAGGATTTGACTGGTAGTTTAAAACCGATTTTCTTTCCGTTGGATATTGTCTATGAAGATGATCATTTTCTGGCGATAAATAAGCCGGTTGGCTACGCCTCCATTCCTTCTGCTTTGCATTCATCCACAATCGCAAATTTTGTAAAAGGTTATCTTATTGAGCAGAATTATGAGAATAAGCAGGTTCATATTGTGACTCGTCTGGATAGGGATACATCAGGCGTCATGCTGTTTGCCAAGCACGGCTATGCCCATGCACGACTCGATAAGCAGTTACAGGCCAAGCTTATTCATAAACGTTATTATGCTTTGGTGAAGGGGAATGGGCAGCTAGAAGAGACAGGGGATATTATTGCCCCTATCGGTCGTCCAGAAGACAGCATCATTACCCGTTGTGTGACAAAGAATGGAAAATATGCTCATACTTCCTATCGTGTTGTGCAATCGTGGGGAGATATTCATTTAGTAGATATTCAACTACATACTGGGCGGACTCATCAGATTCGTGTTCATTTTTCTCACATTGGATTTCCATTGTTAGGAGATGATATGTATGGTGGAAGTTTGGAATGTGGGATAGAACGTCAAGCCTTGCATTGTCATAATTTGGCCTTCGACAATCCTTTTTCAGCCGAAAGGATTGATTTGGAAGCACCGCTTCCTGAGGATTTTCAGGCTGTCATCAATCAGTTAATAAGTAAATAA
- a CDS encoding NAD kinase, whose translation MKNTGRKKIALLASRNPKSEAVSKELWTKLKEANFILTPKNPDIVISIGGDGMLLSAFHKYEKLIDRVRFVGIHTGHLGFYTDYRDFEVDKLIENLKLDTGARVSYPILNVKVKMTDGRIVEARALNEATVKRLSKTMVADIIINNVPFERFRGDGISVSTPTGSTAYNKSLGGAVLHPTIEALQIAEVASLNNRVYRTLGSSVVVPKKDKIVIEPKHSDRYSIAVDNKTFVYDSIESIEYQIDNSKIHFVATPSHTSFWNRVKDAFIGEVE comes from the coding sequence ATGAAGAATACAGGTAGAAAAAAAATCGCTCTGCTCGCTAGTCGAAATCCTAAGAGTGAAGCGGTGTCCAAAGAATTATGGACAAAGTTAAAAGAAGCAAATTTTATTTTGACTCCTAAAAATCCAGATATTGTCATTTCTATCGGTGGAGATGGGATGCTTTTATCTGCTTTTCACAAATATGAAAAGTTGATTGATCGTGTACGTTTTGTAGGAATTCACACGGGTCATTTGGGGTTTTATACAGATTATCGCGATTTTGAAGTGGACAAGCTGATTGAAAATCTTAAGCTTGATACAGGTGCTAGAGTATCGTATCCGATTTTAAATGTTAAGGTCAAGATGACAGATGGTCGCATTGTCGAGGCGCGTGCCTTAAATGAGGCGACAGTAAAACGTCTTTCTAAGACCATGGTCGCAGATATTATTATTAACAATGTGCCCTTCGAACGCTTTAGAGGGGATGGAATTTCGGTTTCAACGCCGACAGGCTCAACAGCCTATAACAAGTCATTAGGTGGTGCTGTTTTACATCCAACAATCGAGGCATTGCAGATTGCAGAAGTGGCAAGTTTGAACAATCGTGTTTACCGCACCTTGGGTTCATCCGTTGTTGTCCCTAAAAAAGACAAGATTGTGATTGAACCAAAGCATAGTGACCGTTACTCGATTGCGGTAGACAATAAGACTTTTGTCTATGATAGTATTGAAAGTATAGAGTATCAGATAGACAATAGTAAGATTCATTTTGTTGCAACACCGAGTCATACTAGTTTTTGGAATCGGGTTAAGGACGCCTTTATTGGAGAGGTGGAGTAA
- a CDS encoding GTP pyrophosphokinase has protein sequence MDFNWEEFLDPYIQTVGELKIKLRGIRKQYRKANRHSPIEFVTGRVKPIESIKEKMALRHIKLENLAQDMQDIAGLRIMVQFVDDIEEVLAILRKRKDMQIVHERDYINNMKASGYRSYHVVIEYPVDTINGNETVLAEIQIRTLSMNFWATIEHSLNYKYKGNFPEEIKKRLEVTAKIAYELDEEMRKIRNDIQEAQALFDPAYRKLNDGVGNSDDTDEEYR, from the coding sequence ATGGACTTTAACTGGGAAGAATTTTTAGACCCCTATATTCAGACAGTTGGTGAATTGAAAATCAAACTGCGGGGGATTCGCAAGCAGTATCGCAAGGCTAACCGGCATTCTCCAATTGAGTTTGTCACAGGACGGGTAAAACCGATTGAATCCATTAAAGAAAAAATGGCCCTGCGACATATCAAATTGGAAAATCTTGCTCAAGATATGCAAGATATTGCCGGTCTTCGGATTATGGTTCAATTTGTGGACGACATTGAAGAAGTATTAGCTATTTTGCGGAAACGCAAGGATATGCAAATTGTGCATGAACGGGATTATATCAACAATATGAAAGCCTCTGGCTACCGTTCATATCATGTGGTGATTGAGTATCCTGTGGATACTATAAATGGCAACGAGACGGTTCTGGCAGAAATCCAGATTCGAACCCTTTCCATGAATTTCTGGGCTACAATTGAACATTCTCTGAATTATAAATATAAGGGGAATTTTCCAGAAGAAATCAAGAAACGCTTGGAAGTTACAGCAAAAATTGCTTATGAATTAGATGAGGAGATGCGAAAAATCCGCAACGACATTCAAGAAGCGCAGGCCTTATTTGATCCTGCCTATCGCAAACTGAATGACGGTGTGGGCAACAGTGATGATACAGATGAAGAATACAGGTAG